Proteins from a single region of Pyrus communis chromosome 6, drPyrComm1.1, whole genome shotgun sequence:
- the LOC137736285 gene encoding pentatricopeptide repeat-containing protein At5g27110 → MVSQGVRESASTFSSVLGVYNDAGFCREGMQVHCRVVSLGFGLNLYVGSSLVDLYFHMGLDNVALKLFDELLDRNLAVWNVLLRGFCVLCQVDELCGVFSRMELDGVDPSALTYCYLIRGCCSGRLLEAGKQLHCRIVRDGWVESKTFVANALVDLYCACGSLIDATEAFEAIPKKVYTENGLPLDALELFAEMQFWEKRPSIGLLTLFVGFLNLASRTENFELGKQMHSYVVKLGFGHGGNVYVQSALIDMYGKCGDIESSVSIYEIVHEQTLEFCNSLMTSLLHCGVIVDVVEMFVMMVDEGIGLDEVLYPRP, encoded by the coding sequence CGTTCTCGTCGGTTTTGGGTGTTTATAATGACGCAGGGTTTTGTAGAGAAGGAATGCAAGTTCATTGCAGGGTTGTCTCACTAGGGTTCGGCTTGAATTTGTATGTAGGGAGTTCACTTGTTGATCTTTATTTCCATATGGGACTAGACAATGTAGCTTTGAAGCTGTTTGATGAGTTGCTGGACCGAAACTTAGCTGTTTGGAACGTGTTGTTACGTgggttttgtgtgttgtgtcAGGTGGATGAGCTATGTGGTGTGTTTTCCAGGATGGAATTGGATGGTGTGGATCCAAGTGCCCTTACTTATTGTTATTTGATCCGCGGATGTTGTAGTGGGAGGCTTTTGGAAGCAGGAAAGCAGCTACATTGCCGCATTGTTAGGGACGGATGGGTGGAATCGAAAACATTCGTTGCCAATGCTCTGGTGGATTTATACTGTGCTTGTGGGAGCTTGATTGATGCAACAGAAGCATTTGAAGCTATTCCGAAGAAGGTCTACACCGAAAATGGTTTACCACTAGATGCGCTCGAGTTATTTGCTGAGATGCAGTTTTGGGAGAAGAGGCCATCGATCGGTTTGTTAACTTTGTTTGTAGGGTTTTTGAATTTAGCTAGTAGGACTGAGAATTTTGAACTTGGAAAGCAGATGCACTCTTATGTTGTGAAGTTGGGTTTTGGTCACGGTGGGAATGTTTATGTTCAGTCTGCTCTAATAGACATGTACGGGAAATGCGGTGACATTGAAAGTTCAGTGTCTATTTATGAAATCGTTCATGAGCAAACGCTGGAGTTTTGTAATTCTTTGATGACCTCTTTGTTGCATTGTGGTGTTATTGTGGACGTGGTGGAAATGTTTGTTATGATGGTTGATGAGGGAATTGGCCTTGATGAAGTACTCTATCCACGACCCTGA